The proteins below are encoded in one region of Gadus macrocephalus chromosome 14, ASM3116895v1:
- the bdnf gene encoding brain-derived neurotrophic factor isoform X2: MTILFLTMVISYFSCLRAAPLRDAPGMRAHRTEGFLGTAATEARGHGTPQSGAGPGQRGALHSLTDTFEQVLEELLEVEEEAAQLGQGAEKGPAGGGVLESLVATETKDVDLYESRVMISNQVPLEPPLLFLLEEYKNYLDAANMSMRVRRHSDPSRRGELSVCDSISQWVTAVDKKTAIDMSGQTVTVMEKVPVPNGQLKQYFYETKCNPMGYTKDGCRGIDKRHYNSQCRTTQSYVRALTMDSKKKIGWRFIRIDTSCVCTLTIKRGR; encoded by the coding sequence ATGACCATCCTGTTCCTTACTATGGTCATTTCATACTTCAGTTGCTTAAGAGCTGCGCCCCTGAGAGATGCCCCAGGCATGCGGGCCCACCGGACAGAAGGCTTCTTGGGCACTGCGGCGACCGAGGCCCGGGGCCACGGGACTCCGCAGAgcggggccgggccgggccagcGCGGGGCCCTCCACTCGCTCACAGACACGTTCGAGCAGGTGCTAGAGGAGCTtctggaggtggaagaggaggcggCCCAGTTGGGACAGGGGGCCGAGAAGGGCCCGGCGGGAGGGGGCGTCCTGGAATCCCTGGTCGCCACGGAGACAAAGGATGTCGATCTGTACGAGTCACGGGTCATGATCAGCAACCAAGTGCCTTTGGAGCCGCCTTTGCTCTTTCTTCTGGAGGAATACAAAAATTACCTGGACGCGGCTAACATGTCCATGAGGGTGCGGCGACACTCGGATCCCTCAAGACGCGGCGAGCTCAGCGTGTGTGACAGTATTAGCCAATGGGTGACAGCTGTGGATAAAAAGACGGCAATAGACATGTCTGGGCAGACAGTTACCGTCATGGAAAAGGTCCCTGTCCCCAACGGCCAGCTGAAGCAATACTTTTACGAGACCAAATGCAACCCCATGGGTTACACAAAGGACGGCTGCAGAGGAATAGACAAGCGGCACTATAACTCCCAGTGCAGGACAACCCAGTCCTACGTGCGAGCGCTTACCATGGATAGCAAAAAGAAGATTGGCTGGCGGTTTATAAGGATAGACACTTCATGTGTATGTACATTGACCATTAAAAGAGGGAGATAG
- the bdnf gene encoding brain-derived neurotrophic factor isoform X1 gives MFHQVRRVMTILFLTMVISYFSCLRAAPLRDAPGMRAHRTEGFLGTAATEARGHGTPQSGAGPGQRGALHSLTDTFEQVLEELLEVEEEAAQLGQGAEKGPAGGGVLESLVATETKDVDLYESRVMISNQVPLEPPLLFLLEEYKNYLDAANMSMRVRRHSDPSRRGELSVCDSISQWVTAVDKKTAIDMSGQTVTVMEKVPVPNGQLKQYFYETKCNPMGYTKDGCRGIDKRHYNSQCRTTQSYVRALTMDSKKKIGWRFIRIDTSCVCTLTIKRGR, from the exons ATG TTCCACCAGGTTAGAAGAGTGATGACCATCCTGTTCCTTACTATGGTCATTTCATACTTCAGTTGCTTAAGAGCTGCGCCCCTGAGAGATGCCCCAGGCATGCGGGCCCACCGGACAGAAGGCTTCTTGGGCACTGCGGCGACCGAGGCCCGGGGCCACGGGACTCCGCAGAgcggggccgggccgggccagcGCGGGGCCCTCCACTCGCTCACAGACACGTTCGAGCAGGTGCTAGAGGAGCTtctggaggtggaagaggaggcggCCCAGTTGGGACAGGGGGCCGAGAAGGGCCCGGCGGGAGGGGGCGTCCTGGAATCCCTGGTCGCCACGGAGACAAAGGATGTCGATCTGTACGAGTCACGGGTCATGATCAGCAACCAAGTGCCTTTGGAGCCGCCTTTGCTCTTTCTTCTGGAGGAATACAAAAATTACCTGGACGCGGCTAACATGTCCATGAGGGTGCGGCGACACTCGGATCCCTCAAGACGCGGCGAGCTCAGCGTGTGTGACAGTATTAGCCAATGGGTGACAGCTGTGGATAAAAAGACGGCAATAGACATGTCTGGGCAGACAGTTACCGTCATGGAAAAGGTCCCTGTCCCCAACGGCCAGCTGAAGCAATACTTTTACGAGACCAAATGCAACCCCATGGGTTACACAAAGGACGGCTGCAGAGGAATAGACAAGCGGCACTATAACTCCCAGTGCAGGACAACCCAGTCCTACGTGCGAGCGCTTACCATGGATAGCAAAAAGAAGATTGGCTGGCGGTTTATAAGGATAGACACTTCATGTGTATGTACATTGACCATTAAAAGAGGGAGATAG